TCGCCTGAGTAACGGCCGCAAAATCACACCAGTAACTGCCGCAAAATCGCACGAGTAACGGGTAACgcaatttttttataaagctactttttgtaatgtctatttaatgcttttcttatttaacacaataatgactttaaatgatcttttggggTAATTTCGAAAtttgatgtgtgattaattattgTGTGTATCATAATTGTATTGTAATCgtgtaattaatttaatatatcaaatttaatcgcttgacagccccGTGTGTGATCCCATCTGCAGGTGGCCGTGTCGATCCGGAGTCCGTCGGCTGCAGACGCTCCTCTGAGAGTGTTAGTGGACGGCCGCTGCATCAGCGGAGGGTCAGAGGTCGTGTCCTGTCTGCGGCTGCGACACGGCGTCCAGGTTCACGTGTGTTCGCTGGTCAGCGCAGACTTCATCGTGAGCAACCGCATGGCCGTGGAGTGGCAGAGCGAGTCGGAGGTCGCCAGCGTTCAGAACCGCAAACGGCTGCAGGAGCGAATCCAGCGGCTGCAGGCGTCGTACGAGCGTGTGTGTCTGATCATCCAGAGTGACCGCACCAAACCTGGTGAGAACCACCAACAGAGAATTTCCTGTATCTGACTGTTCCTGCATCTTTCATGATCACATGACAGTTTTCTCTCTGATGATGTCAGGTGAGGCGGTGCGAGCGTTTCAGCGCAGCCGCTATTATGACGGGACGCTGGCGGCGCTGGTGAAGGCGGGCGTTCGGCTCTTGGTCAGCAAAGGTCCGGATGAAACCGCTGCGCTACTGAGCGAACTGACGCAGGTGGAGAGAAGGAAAGGTCAGGCCATCGACGTACCCctggaggtcaaaggtcaccggCAGCAGGCTCTTCAGTTCTGCTTGACACTGCCGCACGTGAGCTACATCAGTGCGCTGAACATGTGCCATCACTACAGCTCCGTCGGTCACATGATCAGCAGGTACGTCAACTCCACACCTGCTTCTGAACTGAAGTCATTCACGACTGACTCTGGTTTCTGCTGTTTCAGTTCAGTGGAGGAGCTGCAGGCGTCTGCGCGTGTGAGCCGCTCCAGAGCCGAGGACATTTACCGCTGTCTGCGCTACAGCTGCTGCTAACTAACTTATTCTCAGCACTTTAATGCATTATGAAATATGGATTCATGATGTCACACAGACGGTGGAATAATCAGGATTATATCTTCTGTTTATGTGATGTCAGTAtgtgtgttttctgttaagGAAAGTTCTGTACAGATCAGATTATGAATGTTGCCATTATGGTAATGAAGTATTTATGTTTACAGGTGAATTGAGCAGATgccattttgagaaataaaagaGCTCCATCTTTTTAATAACCGCTCCACTCTTTTCTCCTTCAgcgtaattgtgtgtgtgtgtgtgtgtgtgtgtgtgtgtttgaagttCAGGTTCAGGTCTTGTTTTGAGCCACTAGAGGGCGCTGGACTCCATTGGACCTTCATCCTGGCTCTgtttctctcttcctcttcatTATACAAGCATCAATAATCAGCTGgtaatgtgtgtttatgtgtgtgtatatatagatatattaatataaatacattttttattttaaaaaatcgaTAAATAAAAACGAGATTAAAATACGTAAATAAATGATGCATCTACACtacaaaaaatgatgttcttcctcagtgtttctgtcttgttttccagcacaaagatcgaaacattcttaaatcaagatgtgCCAAGATTAGACTAGTGTCTTTACATTCACTCATTCATGTCATTCATAGTCAGTTAACCCTTAATAATGATCCATAGACAAATATTCCTGAATTTGTTtccatattcatttatttaatgttgaaGCGTGACTGCTGATCCGTGTGTAACACGTGTTCCCTTGACATTCATGAAGTAAAAACACTGACAATCAATCAAACAGTCATCAACAATCCATCTGCTAATCCCCTCATACTATTTACATTCACAATAATACTagagaacaaaacaaattatgCAAATATACATCAGGAATATGTTAATTACAGTCATGTCAGGAACGAGTCACATTTAAGGTGCATGTAAAGATTAAATAACCATTAGAAAATATGTATGTAAACATGTTAGGACCATTTCTTGGACAATCTTCAGGTCTGAGAGTCTCAGCAGCAACACTTTTTACAGATCTTGGCATTTAAAGATTTACTTTTATGTTGAAAGGgaaagtctcaaattttgtaCCCGTGAAGAAACACTTGAGAGTAATAATCAAGATTgggaaaaaatgtgcaaaacgtGTATCTTGAGGGATGCAACAGCTTGTCAACTTCATACATTTACCTCTAAAAGTAGTACCTGAGCACCCTCCAGGTACTACTATGAACCTTTTTAGAGGGAAATAAGGTAAATATTACTACTCTAGAAGGTACTGATGTGAACCTGGAAATGTGTGGAAGTGAAATGGTTTTCAGCTATATAATGTAATGATTTGTCTTGTCGAACATCTTGGAAATGCGTGACATTGTGGAAGTGAACATTATCACTGTTTCAGTGTAAAACCAACGTGTCTGTAGAGGTCTGTAATGCAATGCTTGCCCTTAAGGTACTACTATGAGTAAGGTACAAAGGTGCCCCTTCGACAGTAATGCTCCAGATGACAAGCTGTTGCATCATTTATAGGAAttattttttgcacattttttctgaCAGCGTGAGAACAGGACAGAAGAACTAAGTCACAGCTCAGCCTCTCACATGTGGTTCTGTCCAAAAGCTCCTGTGATTCATCTCTACGTCGGTAGATCCTTCATCAGCGTCAGATGTTTCTATGGATGATGATCtttagctcaaacagtagatcGCGGCGCTcacaacaccaaggtcatggattcgattcccagggaaagcAAGAACTGATCAGATGTAACTGTGCAAGTGGCCTTGGATAAAAGCACTGCCAAATGTGGGAATCCTTGAACCCAGTGGAGACTTTCTCTCATCCCAATATTTCAGTGGTCCATCAATCATTATTCAGCCTGATTGACCTTTTCTCTCTTCATAAGTTCATGTCAAAAGGATCCATGGCTGAAGTCTTTCAGTCACAGGCTGCTGTGCTGCAAGGTCGGCATGGACTCGCAGTCCTTCACGCATTCGTCCTCGCGCATGTACATGAGGAAGAGCGTGACGGTGGCGAAGGTGGTGGCGTTGACAGGAAACGCTCTCAGGAGAGTCGAGGTCAGGCCGCGAGTGAACACCCTCCATCCCTCCCGCCGCCAGCTCTGACGGACGCAGTCCATTATGCCGTCGTACCTGTTGGCTCCGCCCACGCCATCCGCCTGGAGGCGCGACTTGATGACGTCCACGGGATAGGTGGAGAGCCAGGATGCGATTCCTGACATGCCGCCCGCAAGGAGCAGCTTGGGAATGATGTAGCCATCGTCGGGTTCGCAGCGCAGCGATCGCGTCAGCGTGTCGTAGGTGAGGAAGTAGATGCCGAAGCCGGGTGTCTCGCGGATGACGGTGGTCACCATTCCTCGGTTGATTCCTCGGATTCCCTCCTTACGGTAGATGCGGACCAGACAGTCCAGAGAGTTCTTGTAGAGCTTCCTGGACGGGCTCTTCTGGCCCGTTCCCTGCATCTGCATGCGGGTCTTGGCCAGCTCCATCGGGCAGCAGATGACGCACTGGATGAGTCCGGCCGCCGCGCCCGCCAGGAACTGATGCAGCGGCGTGTCTGCGGCCAACATGCGCATGGCGTTGCCCTGGACGCCGAACACGATGGCGTTGATGAAGGTCAGGCCCATCATTGGGGAGCCGATGCCCTTATAGAGGCCCAACATCTGGAGAAACAGAAACGGAGTGAAGGGTTAATGTCTTCAGAACCCGAAACCCTTCGTCTCTCAGACAGATATAGATGTTCCTTGTGCTTAATTTAGCTCCGCGTGCTCATTCCTGACGGGTCTCAAGTAACTCCTGGAGCTCAGCAGGGTTATTAAAGTTAACTAGAACTAAAACCAGCATGTTAAACTTTCACGCCAgagatttttaatgattttaagatCTGCAGTTCAGGAACTTTCAATGCTTGTTGCTTGTAAAGACATCATCAGGCTAATAATAAATCCTACTCACCGATTCTTGGCGAACGATTGACTGGAAGCAGTGATACGTCCCGCGGTACAAGGGCTTGTCCACACTTTGAACCTGCAGTCGCACCTAGAACAGAGAGTTTTTCTCATTAAACAGGAATTAATGCTGTAATCAGGCCACTAGTAATGGTTGACAAACAGCAGAAATCACAAAGAAGTGAATGAAAGTAGATCTAGGTGATGTTTGTCCTTGCTGTGTGTGGAATTATATTCAATGACATTCCAGTCCAATGGAAACAGAGGAATTGACCTGGTCTTTACTTACTAGGTTAAACCTCCGTGCGGCCGGTGTAACAGCCTCACTCTCATCTACAACAAAGCAATACTTTTGCTGTGAAAGACCCTTCGGCTGTGAAGTTATGATCAGGTTAAAGGCACCAAGGCAAGACGAGAGATATTCCGGCTCAAACGGCTGGTGCTAAAGAGGCTTTAGGTCGAAATATGCGCTTAATACACGAGCTCATGTGAGACTCGATCAGAAGCAGGCGTTTGTGTATCTTGCCCTTTGCCTTTAAGTACAACAACTCTCTTTGAGTGTTAGTTTTCATTCACAGAAACACACATGCAACACTAATGACAACAACAACCTCTAATACTCAATGCAACACACATCTCTGAGCATTTGTGTGTCTCAGCTGTTGGTTGGTCCAGTGGGAGTTTGTAGTTGATCACAGTAAAGACATGCTTCTTGATCAGTGTTGATGCACTAAATCAGCTACACATTTgccagatgcttttatccaatgGGAATGTcagcaaaatgttcttagaataTGTTTTTGTTGGTCTATACATTTCGATTAGTTCTTGCATTGCCTGTAAGTGTCATGCTCTACTCTTTCACAGGAACTCCCAAATGTCAAACTAAATCATTgacatattaatataatttgtagttgtaagtacattttaattgattataaactcttaaaaataaaggttccaaaatgAGGAAGAACCCTTTGGTTCAGTGGCTGTTTAAGGTTCTTCATGGGACCATCAGTGCCACTACAGAACCTTTAGTTTTAAGAGTGTACAGTCTAGTACATGATGATTTATCAAACCGCGAATGCAAAAACACTTTATGTAACACAAGCTGTCAGTTTGTTGGTTCATCCCCACATGCATTCAGTGTTCAAGCCAAACGTACCTTAACCGTGTCGAATGGATGTCCGACCAGCACACCTGCGGCACCTGCAACATGAGAACATTCACATTCATGTATTTGGCAGATGTTTGTATCCaaaagtgacttacattgcattcactTTATTCTTTATGCAAGctgttcatgcattccctgggaatcgaacccatgaccttcgtgtttcaaatgtttcactatttttatatttacattcatgcatttggcagattcTTGTATCaaaaagtgacttacattgcattaACTGTATTCTTTATGAAATCTGTTCATGCTTTCCGTAGGAATCGAACCCACGACCTTGGTGTTGCAAATCTGTTTCATTatactttttaatcatttacaATACATTAATGAATTTGGCAGATGCATATATCCAAAAGAAATTTACATTGCATTCACTTCACTGTATTCTTTATGAAATCTGTTCATGCTTttcctgggaatcgaacccacgACCTTGGTGTTGCAAATCTGTTTCACTATACTCTTTgaacatttacattcatgcatttggcagatgtttgtatccaaagtgactttcatttatttgaatgattagttcatgctttccctgggaatcgaacccatgatctTGGTGTTGCGAGCAcctgctctactgtttgagcttcagGAAGGCAATCTCATGATTTCAGACCCTGTTTTAACTCTGTCATGATGATTAGGAGCATGTTATATTTGACTGAAACGTGTGATGCAATCGTGTTTGAGATATGACGAGTGTTTGAGCTCTGCTGCGGCCGGAGTCCTTGACCCGTCGAATGAAAGCGCAGCGCTGGAATACCTGCGTCATACGGGCATGTGGCAAGATCTGCTTGACCTGTCGATGTGACGATTACAGAATCATGATCCACTGATGTCTGTGCCGTTGATCTACAGAGCTGAACACTGTCTGGAAAACTTACACATGCTTCACAGGATCATTCCTGTTCAATGAGCTTCAGTTCAGAATGATTTTGATTTAGCAGCATGTGAAGGATGATGAGCGTTTCAGACTGAAGAATTGCTGCATTGACATCAGAACAGTAGGAATGTCTGGAGTCAAGGAGTTGTCGGGAACAACGGCTCGTTCTCAGTCAGTCTGACCAGAGAGATATTCTCATCTCCAGCATGAGGTCAGTACACTAGATGTAGGATTCATGCTGTTCAATACTTCACATGTTATTCGACTCATTATTGTACTTGCAGTGCAGTGAAGTGACATGTGACGTGTGTCTTACCTCCAATACATCCTGCAACAAAGTCCAGAGCCATTCCTgaggtgatgatgatgaagatgaagagcCGGTGGTCTGTCCCTCTGGTCTTCTGCTCGGTGTGTTGGTCTGCGCTCACCAGCAGCTGCTGCCAACGGGGCCGCTATTTTTACTGAATGAAGTTGATATGAAGGGGAAAGTCCATCTGTGACCAATAGAAACTCAAGGATGAAGAAACACccccatcatcatcatcatcatcatcatacacGTCTGTGCTTACAGACACGATTTACTGCCAGAGAGAGTAAATCAACTCATAATGCTGCAGGATCTGATTTCCAGTGCAGTAGAACTTAATATGTAGTTATTATCGACTAAACtgttacattaaataaaataaactttctttccattcaaactcatttaacataattatacaaataaacatttcctTTAAAGACATATTTTTCCCCAATAATTGTTCGTTTTCTTctactttcatttttttcttgtgataTACTCTCCACCaatgcataaaaacacataaTTAGAACAATAATTAAGtacttttacatattaaaaaagTTAACATTCACATATATATCAAGCTCTTTTAATATactaataatacaatattatttaaacatcaaataataataataaataaacaatgaagataaattaaaaaggatccttttatatgaaaaaagtaattaatgtaatgtaatatattcctttatattaaattttattttctttgattTTAGAAGTGTCCAGAAGTGTAGTTTTGCTCTTTTTCACATGACCTCATCTCACTGAATGTACTTTAGAAATCTAACCAATCATTTAAAACGTGGGATTCTCTCCAAACTTTTGTTATTACTTTAAAAGCCATAATTCTTAGtattctaaataaatataactcATCTTTAGTAAGTAGCATATATCCTATACCCAAAACTATATTTTGTATCTTTATTATATTTGGTTTCTTAAAAATTTCTTCCATTACCTGAATTACTTTTGTCCAATTAAAAGTCTAAAATATATGAGTTTAATGAGCTTTAAATTCACCACAACTTCTCCAACATCCTaaagatggattttttttgctgttatgaattatttcattaattttccAAGCATATTCTTGCCAATATGGAGGTTGTGTCTCCTGTTATTTTATTGTCTAACTCAactcattttgttttaatattatgtaaacccatatctttaatttctttaaatatattatttattcatcctATAAAATGATCtaatctgaaataaaatcaaacttattttatttcagataattgccaaggcaacatttctcattttaatttagtttaacttgaactaaaataactaaagatgaaataaaaatgaataaacactttatacacacacacacacacatagagagagagagagacatgctAAAACTTACTATTTTTTGTTTCTCGCCATGAAAACAGCCATGATGTGTCCTTAAAACATAAACAAGTTGtgttgtataaagcactatataaataaaattgagtagctatatattaataaaacgaTCACTAGTCCTCGGATCTGAAGCTGTTCACTGTGAATAATCGGTACAGTAATTATTTGTAGAACACGTGACTGCAACTTTaattcttcatcatcatcatcatcgtcagTGCAGTGACAGAATGAAGAGCAGCGCCACCCAGCGGCCGCTGCAGGAACACAAACGCTGATCTGACACTTGCTGTCTTTATATTTGATACAGCTGATATTCTGCGCGGCAGAGCGACTGTAAACACAGAGAGCGTCACAGACATCGAGACTCACGCCTTACTGCATGTGAACGAGCACTGAATGTGTTCTGAAGGAGACTGTGACCTTCGGTTTCACATTTCTGCAATGACAAaagcgacacacacacacacacacccgtcTCTACGACACACGGCACGCGCTTATCTTCTGCATCGTTTTTCTTCATAatcttcatcatcttcagaTCGTCAACCGGCGTTTCTCCGCTGATGATGTCACGCGTTCAGCGGATCGAACCGAGTGAATCCGATGCTTCTGCTTGATCGGTTCTGGTTCTTCTGACAGATCGGTTCTGATTCTCCTTGATCGGTTCTGATCGTGATGTATCTCGCAGATTTCATCGCCGGTTCTGTCGGAGGTACGTGATCATGTGAATCATCTGGGTTTCAGGGTCAGTTGTTCAGAGCCTGATGAAGGTCAGTGTGTGAATGTGAGATCTGCAGATATTTGGGCCGTGAGAAGGCAATTAAAAATGATCAACAAAAATAGGCAAATCTCAAATagataatttgcatatttatacaacatttcaaacatgACTGTATATTCTGTTATTCTACATTTGATTAGAGCTGAAGAATCATATTCATAATTGATGTCCATAACGAATGTAGTTTATGATGTGTGTGTTCAGGAGCGTTCGGAGTGGCGGTGGGGTATCCGCTGGACACCGTGAAGGTaaaaccatcatcatcatcttcatcacatGCTCTATCCAGGTGTGTAACGGCTGCTGATGTTGCAGGTGAGACTCCAGACGCAGACTCATGATTCTGGTGTTTGGGAATGTGTGAGAAGAACCTGCAGAACCGAAGGAGTGAGTATCAGTCACACAAACActagcatgaaacagaagtcgagctattgtgtcgtatatcagagtgaaacgcttcacaaacaagaacaaatgtagggcggggctttaaagggcacctataaTGCCCCAATAATGCccatttcacaagatgtaatataagtctctggtgtctccagaatgtgtctgtgaagtttcagctcaaaatcccccacagatcatttattatagcttgtcaaatttgcccctatttggctgtgagcaaaaacacgccgtttttgtgtatgtccctttaaatgcaaatgagctgctgctcccgccccctttccagaagagggcggagctttaacagctcaacaacaacaaagttggagaatctcacgcagccaaaatgaggattgtcagtaacggtgttcagcttacattgttcaaaccggagtcgacactgatggagagactcaggaagaagttacaacttttagaatgaaactggacgtttctgaatggttagtggataaatttatgtagttgctgtggagttgattcaactcatccactagcatgtgtcgtcatgttaatcttttgtgttgaattgaccctcgtttgtgaagcagtccggcgtaaaatgacggcatgtcaacaatactctactacaacaactcttcctcttctctaaagcagcccaacatggccccgccccctttgttgtgtgttcttgggggcggggtttatgtaaattttagggttagtgatgtcaccgaCCCAGGAAGAatctcgttgtagtccctaccagccgtttaaaaagtgatttctgtaaaagaaaatatctctctctgcattgaactttgagcgtcgtaactttgcagatgttgctgtttgatcataaacaacattacacactaactaaagttaaaaatgaagtgaaatcataatcaaccatcTCTTTAACACAATAACGGTGTGTTTCAGGTCAGAGGTTTCTATCGAGGGATGTCGATGCCGGTAACCACCGTCTCCATCAGCTCCTCTCTGGTTTTCGGCACCTACAGGAACGTTCTTCATTACCTGCATCAGATGCGGCACAGAAGCGCAGCGGATCCTCACCATAAAGCTCATATTTTTCTGTCTGGGTTCGCCGGAGGCGTCGCTCAGGTGCGCTTCATCGCTTCATTCCACGCGTGTTGTGTGTCACTGCATGTATAACCAGCTGCGTTTGCTCTGGTTTCAGGTTTTGGTGATGTCGCCCGCAGACATCGTGAAGGTTCGTCTTCAGTGTCAGATGGAAGGGCGGAGATACAGCGGTCCGCTGCACTGTCTGCTCAGCATCGCCCGCGGCGAGGGTCTGCTGGGCCTCTATAAGGGTTCTGCTGCTTTAGCCCTGCGCGACGGACCCTCCTTCGCCACCTATTTCCTCACTTACAACACCATCTGTGATTCACTGTCTGCAGAGAACCATCAGCCAGGTAAAATCACTCAAACCTGAACTTATAAACACATCAGAAGTTCTTACTCAGTAcatttaaaggggctatatattaatgcatgaatcgctttttattgtcattgtgtAAACGGCTTGTAACGAAACttaaagtggacctataatgcccctttcacaagatgtaatataagtctctggtgtctccagaatgtgtctgtgaagtttcagctcaaaataccccacagatcatttattatagcatgttatacatgcccatttttgagtggaaggaaaaacatgctgttttcgtgcatgtgactttaaatgcaaatgagctgctgctccccacctgctttccagaagagggcggagcctgtacagCTCGTGCCACAGATACTCtgcaaaaaactaaaacatctgtttggtctaaacttctgatatatggttttctgagtgCACAGAAAGCTGACTGTCACATGGTGCGTCATGTGAGTAtcaaactaagttctctttcacgtgttattgcgcttaaactgtcaaatacacacaaggttcacaaacacagtcagttatgtctgtgaacataaacagcatagAAAAGAAATCGCaagtgtatattagatctgtgtgttaaagtgacagcagcataatatacagtcatttacgccggactgcttcacaaatgagggtcaattcaacacaacagattaacatgacggcacatgctagtggatgagttgaatcaactccacagcaactacataaatttatccactaaccattcagaaacgtctaaaagttgtaacttttagacgtttctaaactctctccatcagtgtcgactccggtttgaacaatgtaaggctgaacaccgttactgacaatcctcattttgtctgggtgagattctccagctttcttg
This window of the Ctenopharyngodon idella isolate HZGC_01 chromosome 17, HZGC01, whole genome shotgun sequence genome carries:
- the LOC127498166 gene encoding mitochondrial basic amino acids transporter; the encoded protein is MALDFVAGCIGGAAGVLVGHPFDTVKVRLQVQSVDKPLYRGTYHCFQSIVRQESMLGLYKGIGSPMMGLTFINAIVFGVQGNAMRMLAADTPLHQFLAGAAAGLIQCVICCPMELAKTRMQMQGTGQKSPSRKLYKNSLDCLVRIYRKEGIRGINRGMVTTVIRETPGFGIYFLTYDTLTRSLRCEPDDGYIIPKLLLAGGMSGIASWLSTYPVDVIKSRLQADGVGGANRYDGIMDCVRQSWRREGWRVFTRGLTSTLLRAFPVNATTFATVTLFLMYMREDECVKDCESMPTLQHSSL
- the slc25a47b gene encoding solute carrier family 25 member 47-B; translation: MYLADFIAGSVGGAFGVAVGYPLDTVKVRLQTQTHDSGVWECVRRTCRTEGVRGFYRGMSMPVTTVSISSSLVFGTYRNVLHYLHQMRHRSAADPHHKAHIFLSGFAGGVAQVLVMSPADIVKVRLQCQMEGRRYSGPLHCLLSIARGEGLLGLYKGSAALALRDGPSFATYFLTYNTICDSLSAENHQPGWPVVLLAGGVSGMCGWAVGTPMDVIKARLQVDYVSGRRYRGFFHCITHSVRTEGASVLFRGLTVNCIRAFPVNMSVFATYELVVRFLRSAS